In Flavobacterium sp. WV_118_3, one DNA window encodes the following:
- a CDS encoding polyribonucleotide nucleotidyltransferase encodes MVPKVTQEIIDLGDGRTITIETGKLAKQADGSVVVRMGDAMLLATAVSARTASPVDFLPLTVDYREKFAAAGRFPGGFFKREARPSDSEVLTMRLVDRVLRPLFPDDYHAETQVMIQLMSHDENVMPDSLAGLAASAALAVSDIPFTTYISEVRVGRIDGKLVINPSKQDLEKSDIDMMIGASLDSVAMVEGEMKEISEKEMVEAIKFAHEAIKTQINAQIKLRTALGLTEVRTYEQEKNDEAIYAKVKEAAYDKCYAIAQEGTSKQERGEKFALVKEEVIALFTEEELAENGDLVSKYFSKTQKEAVRNVILDLGLRLDGRKTTEIRPIWCEVDYLPSTHGSAVFTRGETQALATVTLGTSREANIIDLPSEQGEERFYLHYNFPPFSTGEAKPLRGTSRREVGHGNLAQRALKNMIPADCPYTIRVVSEVLESNGSSSMATVCAGTLSLMDAGIQISKPVSGIAMGLISDDKTGRWAVLSDILGDEDHLGDMDFKVTGTADGITACQMDIKIEGLAYDIMEKALEQARDGRLHILGKITETIAQPNPTVKPKAPKIIKIEIPKDFIGAVIGPGGKNIQALQAETETTIVINEEGNLGIIEILGTNAAGMEKAISSIQNTIFAPVEGETYTVKVVKVLEFGAVVEFVPGKETLLHVSELDWKRVENVADVIKIGDVFDVKYMGIDPKTKKAKVSKKALLPRPPRENKPEEKKDTPQQG; translated from the coding sequence ATGGTTCCTAAGGTTACCCAAGAAATTATCGATTTAGGTGATGGAAGAACAATCACTATCGAAACAGGAAAACTAGCCAAACAAGCAGACGGTTCTGTCGTGGTTCGTATGGGCGATGCAATGTTATTAGCAACTGCTGTATCTGCCCGTACCGCCAGTCCAGTAGATTTCCTACCGTTAACAGTAGATTATCGCGAAAAATTTGCCGCAGCCGGACGTTTCCCGGGTGGTTTCTTTAAGCGTGAAGCACGTCCAAGCGATAGCGAAGTTTTAACCATGCGTCTTGTTGACCGTGTTTTACGCCCGTTATTCCCGGACGATTACCATGCCGAAACGCAGGTAATGATCCAATTAATGTCGCACGACGAAAACGTAATGCCCGATTCATTAGCCGGTTTGGCTGCTTCTGCTGCATTAGCTGTTTCCGACATTCCATTTACAACGTATATCTCTGAAGTACGCGTGGGTCGTATTGACGGAAAATTGGTCATCAACCCTAGCAAACAGGATTTAGAAAAGTCGGACATCGATATGATGATCGGAGCTTCTTTGGATTCCGTTGCCATGGTAGAAGGAGAAATGAAAGAAATCTCCGAAAAAGAAATGGTGGAAGCAATCAAATTTGCACACGAAGCCATTAAAACACAAATCAACGCACAAATCAAACTACGTACCGCTTTAGGTCTTACCGAAGTACGTACGTATGAGCAAGAGAAAAATGACGAGGCTATTTATGCAAAAGTAAAAGAAGCGGCCTACGACAAATGCTATGCAATCGCACAAGAAGGAACTTCAAAACAAGAAAGAGGTGAGAAATTCGCCCTTGTTAAAGAAGAAGTAATCGCCCTGTTTACTGAAGAAGAATTAGCAGAAAACGGAGATTTGGTTTCCAAATACTTTTCTAAAACACAAAAAGAAGCCGTTCGTAATGTAATTTTAGATTTAGGATTACGTCTTGACGGAAGAAAAACAACTGAAATCCGTCCTATCTGGTGTGAAGTAGATTATCTACCATCAACACACGGATCGGCTGTATTTACCAGAGGTGAAACACAAGCATTAGCTACCGTTACTCTTGGAACTTCAAGAGAAGCGAATATTATTGATTTACCTTCTGAACAAGGAGAAGAAAGATTCTATCTTCACTATAATTTCCCACCATTCTCAACCGGTGAAGCAAAACCTTTACGAGGAACTTCCCGTCGAGAAGTAGGCCATGGAAACTTAGCACAACGTGCTTTAAAAAACATGATCCCTGCCGATTGTCCATACACGATTCGTGTGGTATCAGAAGTATTGGAATCGAACGGTTCCTCTTCGATGGCTACGGTTTGCGCCGGAACCCTTTCGTTGATGGATGCCGGTATTCAAATCAGCAAGCCGGTTTCGGGTATTGCAATGGGACTTATCTCAGACGATAAAACAGGCCGTTGGGCTGTATTATCCGACATCCTTGGTGATGAAGATCATTTAGGGGATATGGACTTTAAAGTTACCGGAACTGCCGATGGTATTACGGCTTGTCAAATGGATATCAAAATCGAAGGATTGGCCTACGACATCATGGAGAAAGCCCTTGAACAGGCTCGTGACGGACGTCTGCATATTTTAGGTAAAATTACCGAAACTATTGCGCAGCCAAACCCTACCGTTAAACCGAAAGCTCCGAAAATCATCAAAATTGAAATCCCTAAAGATTTCATCGGTGCTGTTATCGGACCAGGTGGTAAAAATATCCAGGCTTTACAAGCTGAAACCGAAACCACTATCGTTATCAATGAAGAAGGTAATCTTGGTATCATTGAAATCCTTGGAACCAATGCTGCCGGAATGGAAAAAGCAATCAGCTCGATCCAAAATACAATTTTCGCTCCTGTAGAAGGCGAAACCTACACTGTAAAAGTGGTTAAAGTTCTTGAATTCGGAGCAGTTGTTGAATTTGTACCGGGTAAAGAAACCTTACTTCACGTTTCGGAACTAGACTGGAAACGCGTAGAAAATGTAGCCGATGTCATTAAAATCGGAGATGTTTTTGACGTTAAATACATGGGTATCGATCCGAAAACTAAAAAAGCTAAAGTTTCTAAGAAAGCTTTATTGCCAAGACCTCCGAGAGAGAACAAACCGGAGGAGAAAAAAGACACGCCACAACAAGGTTAA
- a CDS encoding TonB-dependent receptor, translated as MKKILLALFILVYSQAAFSQEKQKLSLELNNSDVPTALNKIEATSGYKFYFDNSWLEIYKNIRITKNFNQASLDEILTEIFSDTDLNFFVDKNNVILTNNSIIYSKLADNYFGETTTRKSDEVVIQGDPVFYQQYDDATSGDSKGNSVSLIGKESQVTGRKTFELSGYIKNTKNGEPIANVIIKTPNNEATAMTDDTGHYSLQLPSGLNVVEVESFTHKKVTRKIMMYNNGTLNLNITENVTLLEEVNVRGKKRESVKGAIAGVTSINIKDLKNVPTVLGERDILKIATTIPGIKSAGEGSSGVNVRGGKEDQNLFLLDDATLYNPAHFFGLFSAINPYTINKADIYKGSIPAEYGGRLSSVFDISTKNGNTTKFSGEGGIGPVTSNLMVTTPIVKEKSSLLVGGRATYSDWILKSLNEPSLKNSQANFYDVITKYNHKINANNDIEATFYYSRDAFSITSDSIYKYSNRLATLRWNHNFNEKHKGALVLTNSEYKFNIDFDKAESQKAFNYGYKIDETQLQLKFNYDYNKKHTFNYGIASKLYGVNPGFLDPIGENSKLVPIALDKQQGLESAIYIADNFKFNDKLSFNIGLRYSMFAALGASNQRIYEDGLPKSNETVAEVRTFGNNEVVKTYSGFEPRLAIKYAFTDEFSIKAGYDKTYQYMHLLSSNTTQSPTDVWKLSDLNVKPQDAQQFSLGAYKTFKDEMYEVSLEGYYKRMNNILDYKVGAEIMLNKNIETELLQGEGKAYGVELLLKKTAGKLNGWIGYTYSRTLIKLDSPFDAEKVNNGAFFAANFDKPHDFSAVLNYKFTKRYSLSMNFIYQTGRPITYPVGKYQFGNAEYTLYSDRNEFRIPDYYRMDIGINIEGNHKIKKLAHSFWNISVYNVLGRNNPYSVYFVTEDGQVKGYKTSIFSIPIPTITYNFRF; from the coding sequence ATGAAGAAAATTTTACTTGCTCTGTTCATTCTCGTGTACAGTCAGGCTGCCTTTTCTCAGGAAAAACAAAAATTATCCCTGGAACTGAACAATTCTGATGTCCCGACTGCCTTGAACAAAATAGAAGCTACCTCAGGCTATAAATTCTATTTCGACAACTCCTGGCTGGAGATTTATAAAAACATACGGATCACCAAAAATTTTAATCAGGCATCTCTGGATGAAATCCTGACTGAAATTTTCAGCGATACCGACCTTAACTTTTTTGTAGATAAGAATAATGTGATTCTTACCAACAATAGTATTATTTATTCCAAACTGGCCGACAATTATTTCGGTGAAACCACTACGCGTAAAAGTGACGAAGTGGTGATTCAGGGTGATCCCGTATTTTACCAACAATATGACGACGCTACCAGTGGCGATTCTAAAGGCAATTCCGTTTCACTAATCGGAAAGGAATCACAAGTAACCGGAAGAAAAACGTTTGAGCTTTCCGGTTATATCAAAAACACCAAAAACGGAGAGCCTATTGCCAATGTGATCATAAAAACACCAAATAACGAAGCTACAGCAATGACCGACGATACCGGTCATTATAGCCTACAACTTCCGTCGGGTTTAAATGTGGTGGAAGTAGAATCGTTTACCCATAAAAAAGTGACACGGAAGATTATGATGTACAATAACGGTACACTTAATTTAAACATCACCGAAAACGTTACGCTATTGGAAGAAGTGAACGTACGCGGTAAAAAAAGGGAGAGTGTTAAAGGTGCTATCGCCGGTGTAACCTCGATCAACATAAAAGATCTTAAAAACGTTCCTACCGTGTTGGGAGAGCGGGATATCCTGAAAATTGCCACAACCATTCCGGGTATTAAATCGGCTGGTGAAGGTTCTTCAGGCGTTAACGTTCGCGGTGGTAAAGAAGACCAAAACCTTTTCCTGTTGGATGATGCCACATTGTATAATCCGGCGCATTTCTTCGGTTTGTTCTCCGCTATCAATCCGTATACCATTAACAAAGCCGATATCTATAAAGGTAGTATTCCGGCTGAGTACGGAGGAAGATTGTCGTCGGTTTTCGATATTTCCACTAAAAACGGAAATACAACCAAATTCTCCGGAGAAGGTGGTATTGGTCCTGTAACCAGTAATTTAATGGTCACTACTCCGATTGTAAAAGAGAAATCCAGCTTATTGGTTGGTGGTCGTGCGACCTATTCCGATTGGATTTTAAAATCGCTTAACGAGCCGTCTTTAAAAAACAGTCAGGCGAATTTCTATGACGTTATTACAAAATACAATCATAAAATTAACGCCAATAACGATATTGAGGCGACTTTTTATTACAGCCGTGATGCTTTTAGTATTACTTCCGATTCGATTTACAAATACAGTAACAGACTGGCGACGTTGCGATGGAATCACAATTTTAATGAGAAACACAAAGGGGCTTTAGTCCTGACCAATTCGGAATATAAATTCAATATTGATTTTGACAAAGCCGAAAGTCAGAAAGCGTTTAACTATGGTTATAAAATTGACGAAACACAATTGCAGTTGAAGTTTAACTATGATTACAATAAAAAACATACTTTCAATTATGGTATCGCCAGTAAATTGTATGGTGTAAACCCAGGATTCCTGGATCCTATCGGCGAAAATTCGAAGTTGGTTCCTATTGCACTCGACAAACAACAAGGATTGGAATCGGCTATTTATATTGCCGATAACTTTAAATTCAATGACAAGTTGTCCTTTAATATTGGTTTACGTTATTCCATGTTTGCTGCTTTAGGCGCTTCTAACCAGCGTATTTATGAAGACGGATTACCAAAAAGTAATGAAACCGTTGCCGAAGTTCGTACGTTTGGTAACAATGAAGTGGTAAAGACCTATAGCGGTTTTGAGCCTCGATTAGCCATTAAATATGCCTTTACCGACGAGTTTTCGATCAAAGCCGGTTATGATAAAACGTATCAGTACATGCACCTTTTATCGAGTAACACGACTCAGTCGCCAACCGATGTATGGAAATTATCCGATCTGAATGTAAAACCGCAGGATGCACAACAGTTCTCTCTGGGTGCTTACAAAACATTTAAAGATGAAATGTATGAAGTGAGCCTGGAAGGTTACTACAAACGTATGAACAACATTCTGGACTATAAAGTAGGAGCCGAAATCATGTTAAACAAAAACATCGAAACCGAATTGTTACAAGGTGAAGGAAAAGCCTATGGTGTGGAATTGTTACTAAAGAAAACGGCCGGAAAACTGAACGGTTGGATTGGATATACCTATTCCAGAACCTTGATCAAACTGGATAGTCCGTTTGATGCCGAAAAAGTAAACAACGGAGCTTTCTTTGCTGCTAATTTTGATAAACCACATGATTTTAGTGCCGTTTTAAATTATAAATTTACAAAACGTTACAGCTTATCTATGAATTTCATTTATCAAACCGGTAGACCCATTACCTATCCAGTAGGAAAGTACCAGTTTGGAAATGCAGAATACACCTTATATAGCGATCGAAATGAATTCCGAATTCCAGATTATTATCGTATGGATATCGGTATAAACATTGAAGGCAATCATAAAATTAAAAAACTGGCACACAGTTTCTGGAATATCTCGGTTTACAACGTTCTGGGACGTAACAACCCGTATTCCGTATACTTTGTAACTGAAGACGGACAGGTTAAAGGATATAAAACTTCTATTTTCTCTATCCCTATTCCTACTATTACTTATAATTTCAGATTTTAA
- a CDS encoding DUF4249 domain-containing protein: MKKIFLTRLTFLLLICIGLTNCTDPYKMQTDTFEDALVVEATITNVLQKQTIKVSRTYRFEDFGPSFEENADVLVTDSDGNEYPFVQSNNTYVSVNAFQAEPGKQYRLTVITSDGKKYTSSQEVLPADNPLDDVTATVQTIDNVTGVEIRAKSYDPNSTSQYYRFEYEETYKIVAPKWITSKAYFSGPNPNQPILTMLPRTEEARICYSTDKSTEILLFNSNETTEDRVDFPVRFISDQNYIMSHRYSILVRQYVQNSHAYNYYKSLKKLSGSGTILSPNQPGFLIGNIKSVNNPSEKVIGYFDVSAVSTKRIFFNYADLFPGKPLPPYKVNCTELSQKYCFSTLDPSCNGPSVVGYINTNVMVIYKFDDAPIYILTPAPCGDCTSFSSNVIPSFWE; encoded by the coding sequence ATGAAAAAAATATTTTTAACCAGACTAACATTCCTGCTACTGATTTGTATCGGCTTAACCAACTGTACCGATCCGTATAAAATGCAGACCGACACCTTTGAAGATGCTTTAGTAGTGGAAGCGACCATTACCAATGTACTTCAAAAGCAAACCATAAAAGTTTCCAGAACCTATCGCTTTGAAGATTTCGGGCCATCATTTGAGGAAAATGCCGATGTTCTCGTAACCGATAGCGACGGAAATGAATATCCTTTTGTACAAAGTAACAACACCTATGTATCGGTGAATGCCTTTCAGGCGGAACCCGGTAAACAATACCGACTAACGGTGATTACCAGCGATGGTAAAAAATACACCTCATCCCAAGAGGTTTTGCCAGCCGATAATCCGTTAGACGATGTGACCGCCACGGTACAAACCATCGATAACGTTACCGGTGTTGAAATTCGCGCAAAAAGTTACGATCCAAACAGCACTTCTCAATATTATCGTTTCGAATATGAGGAGACCTATAAAATTGTAGCCCCGAAATGGATTACTTCTAAAGCCTATTTTTCCGGACCAAATCCGAATCAGCCCATATTAACCATGTTGCCGCGTACGGAAGAAGCCCGAATCTGCTACAGCACGGATAAATCAACGGAAATTCTATTATTTAATTCCAATGAAACCACAGAAGATCGCGTGGATTTTCCGGTGCGTTTTATCAGTGATCAGAATTATATTATGAGTCACCGTTACAGTATTCTGGTACGTCAATACGTTCAAAACTCACATGCGTATAATTATTACAAATCCTTAAAAAAACTATCCGGTTCCGGAACTATCCTGTCTCCTAATCAGCCGGGATTTTTAATCGGAAATATTAAATCGGTAAACAATCCAAGTGAAAAAGTAATCGGTTATTTTGACGTATCGGCGGTTTCCACCAAACGAATTTTCTTTAATTATGCCGATCTGTTTCCGGGTAAACCTTTACCTCCTTACAAAGTAAACTGCACTGAGCTGTCACAAAAATATTGTTTCTCTACTTTAGATCCCTCCTGTAATGGTCCTTCGGTTGTAGGTTACATCAATACCAACGTCATGGTGATCTATAAATTCGATGACGCTCCTATTTATATTTTAACACCAGCACCCTGCGGTGATTGCACCTCTTTTTCGTCT